Proteins encoded within one genomic window of Aspergillus nidulans FGSC A4 chromosome VII:
- a CDS encoding uncharacterized protein (transcript_id=CADANIAT00008808), whose translation MVQGRVTLLKLKGNLDNTLSGFWHSRSARLPLPGASLPIQSDWYFYQCLYLSI comes from the exons ATGGTCCAGGGACGAGTTACCTTGCTAAAG CTCAAGGGCAACTTGGACAACACACTTTCTGGGTTTTGGCACTCACGGAGTGCTCGTCTTCCCCTCCCTGGAGCATCTCTGCCGATTCAATCGGACTGGTACTTCTATCAGTGCTTGTATTTATCTATCTGA